In Hamadaea flava, a genomic segment contains:
- a CDS encoding TetR/AcrR family transcriptional regulator: MPETSTRQRIIAAASRLFAERGYAKTSVADIQTAVGLTGGSGALYKHFRSKEELLRAVVDEHVAHYEAEKTLPFAASGEVHGLDDVSAVLERLGRVVLARLDLSVENIRITFRELDQFPELLEILHARLMRPLYAEVADWLAQQAAAGRVPAVDAQATSAVLVGSLTYYPIYRVLLGEPEAGVDQDRFLKAWVAVGTAALTA, encoded by the coding sequence ATGCCTGAGACCTCTACCCGGCAGCGCATCATCGCCGCGGCGTCGCGCCTGTTCGCCGAGCGCGGGTACGCCAAGACGAGCGTGGCCGACATCCAGACCGCCGTCGGGCTGACCGGGGGATCGGGTGCGCTGTACAAGCATTTCCGGTCCAAGGAAGAGCTGCTGCGCGCGGTCGTCGACGAACATGTGGCGCATTACGAGGCTGAGAAGACGCTGCCGTTCGCCGCGTCCGGCGAGGTGCACGGGCTGGACGATGTGTCGGCGGTGCTCGAGCGGCTGGGCCGCGTGGTGCTGGCCAGGCTGGACCTGAGCGTGGAGAACATCCGCATCACGTTCCGCGAACTCGACCAGTTTCCGGAACTGCTGGAGATCCTGCACGCCCGGTTGATGCGCCCCCTGTACGCCGAGGTCGCCGACTGGCTCGCGCAGCAGGCGGCGGCGGGACGCGTACCGGCGGTGGACGCGCAGGCGACGTCGGCCGTGCTGGTCGGCTCGCTGACCTACTATCCGATCTATCGCGTCCTGCTGGGCGAGCCGGAGGCCGGGGTGGACCAGGATCGCTTCCTGAAGGCGTGGGTCGCGGTCGGGACGGCCGCCCTGACGGCGTAG
- a CDS encoding M23 family metallopeptidase, producing MKRILIVAATAVLLGGVIGAAPAQAATARNGVCEDGEVCLYYNSDNAGSLVDFAGSIQDYGTGSGCVTFISSGNGRGQCVKNNAASVWNRKSVPVTIFYKSDWSGAVDSFVAGAKGNLRAELKNENASHVVGEAGNDRLEFGLYHDDAGAISAYFDGYLNTSGRHEGIDLARSAGSAVYALTAGTVIYKNEGGGGLSTLSIYNAELDKTVIYLHTDPLDGLSVGEHVDKGQRIATEASRGASAAHTHVEMRPGRHELAAVSVGDPTLSNPIPTTFWMNRGYNICCQ from the coding sequence GTGAAGAGGATTCTCATCGTGGCGGCGACCGCCGTCCTGTTGGGTGGCGTGATCGGCGCGGCTCCGGCGCAGGCCGCGACGGCGCGCAACGGGGTGTGCGAGGACGGCGAGGTCTGCCTCTACTACAACAGCGACAACGCGGGGTCGTTGGTGGACTTCGCCGGGTCGATCCAGGACTACGGCACCGGCTCGGGCTGCGTGACGTTCATCAGTTCGGGCAACGGCCGCGGCCAGTGCGTGAAGAACAACGCGGCGTCGGTCTGGAACCGCAAGTCCGTCCCGGTCACGATCTTCTACAAGAGTGACTGGTCCGGCGCGGTCGACTCGTTCGTCGCCGGGGCCAAGGGCAACCTGCGAGCGGAGTTGAAGAACGAGAACGCGAGCCACGTCGTCGGCGAGGCCGGCAACGACCGCCTCGAGTTCGGGCTCTACCACGACGACGCCGGGGCCATCTCGGCGTACTTCGACGGGTATCTGAACACCTCGGGCCGGCATGAGGGCATCGACCTGGCCCGCAGCGCCGGGTCGGCCGTGTACGCGCTGACCGCCGGAACGGTCATCTACAAGAACGAGGGCGGCGGCGGGCTGTCGACGCTGTCGATCTACAACGCCGAGCTGGACAAGACCGTGATCTACCTGCACACCGACCCGCTCGACGGGCTGAGCGTCGGCGAGCACGTCGACAAGGGGCAGCGCATCGCCACCGAGGCGTCCCGGGGTGCGAGCGCCGCGCACACCCATGTGGAGATGCGGCCGGGGCGGCACGAACTGGCCGCGGTCAGCGTCGGCGACCCCACGCTGAGCAACCCGATCCCGACGACGTTCTGGATGAACCGCGGCTACAACATCTGCTGCCAGTAA